The proteins below are encoded in one region of Cytophagales bacterium:
- a CDS encoding universal stress protein, whose translation MKKILVPVDFSDNSVLALSLAHQIAVKNQGKVTLLHVMDFPMLDGPRVEYGSDESLEEMIFRMEKIAEERISSLLERQSYAKEVTAEVQTGPVLKTILQFEKDGDFDLMVVGISKGATIGDYLFGTFTDKLVHKASSPVLVTKGNMDFAMVENILMGSALRLKDNELQRHIQTIRALSKGSLELVRINTPSDFMSQDVFDERVRDLQQLPALKNCDFTSINFKNPADGLIYQATKSKADMIVIGDKHRSTFRRWIVGEDLAEKVMDFSSLPVLIL comes from the coding sequence ATGAAAAAGATATTGGTTCCTGTCGACTTTAGCGATAACTCGGTGTTGGCGCTCAGCCTTGCCCATCAGATCGCGGTGAAAAACCAGGGAAAAGTGACCTTGCTTCATGTGATGGACTTTCCAATGCTGGACGGCCCGCGCGTTGAATATGGTAGTGACGAAAGCCTGGAAGAAATGATCTTCCGAATGGAGAAGATTGCCGAAGAAAGGATTTCAAGTCTTTTGGAACGACAATCTTATGCTAAAGAAGTTACTGCCGAGGTGCAAACCGGGCCGGTGTTGAAAACCATTTTACAATTCGAAAAAGATGGTGATTTTGATTTGATGGTTGTTGGAATCAGCAAAGGAGCTACAATTGGTGATTACTTATTTGGGACCTTTACCGATAAGCTTGTTCATAAAGCCTCGTCACCCGTATTGGTCACCAAAGGCAACATGGACTTTGCTATGGTTGAGAATATACTAATGGGTAGTGCCTTACGATTAAAAGATAATGAACTTCAACGACACATCCAAACCATAAGAGCGTTATCTAAGGGTTCGCTGGAACTGGTGAGGATCAATACACCCTCAGATTTTATGAGTCAGGACGTCTTTGACGAACGAGTAAGAGATCTCCAGCAGCTCCCTGCTCTGAAGAATTGTGATTTTACTTCTATCAACTTCAAAAACCCTGCAGATGGTCTGATCTATCAGGCAACAAAATCTAAAGCGGATATGATTGTGATCGGAGACAAACATCGCTCGACATTTCGAAGATGGATCGTTGGTGAAGATCTGGCTGAAAAGGTCATGGACTTCTCTAGCCTGCCCGTTTTGATCTTGTAA
- a CDS encoding hemolysin family protein: protein MTGYAADTFNLIITGVLIILNGFFVAAEFALVKVNKSKIKMMQKDNNPFASVALWLYKRQSMALSACQMGITMASLALGWIGEPALAHLMKPVLEAIGITTEGLQHGIAFAVAFSAITALHIVMGEQFPKIYAIRKPVAVVGWSAWPLKFFYMLFYPFMWVLDWVTAKLLATVGIESSNEHESALTEEEIRASLSIAYNQGDLTKNEHQLLDAAFRFDDQITRQIMVPRGEVEFFDLQRSYKENLQLARKTKHTRFPLCVGSLDEIKGVVHIKDLLGQEEVTDEKLKKLARTPVYVPETLPINTLLQDFRRTRQHMAFVEDEYGTVIGIVTLENVLEELVGAVQDEFDAESAKIVKESDGTYLVDGDMSIIHLNEKLDIELIPHEADTLSGFLIEISGRQLAVGKKVKLEEGIVMEMVAVKDRRITKVRMIVPVQELDNH, encoded by the coding sequence ATGACTGGATACGCGGCTGATACTTTTAATCTGATAATCACTGGAGTATTGATCATTTTGAACGGATTCTTTGTGGCGGCTGAGTTTGCGCTGGTCAAAGTGAACAAGAGCAAGATCAAGATGATGCAAAAGGATAATAATCCCTTTGCGTCTGTGGCACTATGGCTGTATAAACGACAGAGCATGGCGCTATCTGCCTGTCAAATGGGGATCACGATGGCTTCACTGGCCCTGGGCTGGATTGGTGAACCCGCACTGGCACATTTGATGAAACCCGTACTCGAGGCCATCGGCATTACTACTGAGGGCTTGCAGCATGGAATAGCCTTTGCGGTTGCTTTTTCTGCCATCACCGCCTTACATATTGTCATGGGTGAACAGTTTCCTAAGATCTATGCTATCCGAAAACCCGTAGCGGTGGTCGGTTGGTCAGCCTGGCCTCTGAAGTTCTTCTACATGTTATTCTATCCTTTCATGTGGGTACTGGATTGGGTTACAGCGAAACTTTTAGCGACGGTAGGTATTGAAAGTTCGAATGAACATGAATCTGCTTTAACGGAGGAAGAGATCAGGGCCTCTCTCAGCATCGCATACAATCAAGGTGATCTGACCAAGAATGAACATCAACTATTGGATGCAGCCTTTAGGTTTGACGATCAGATCACCCGGCAGATCATGGTTCCGCGTGGCGAGGTAGAATTCTTTGACCTTCAGCGTTCTTATAAAGAAAACCTGCAACTCGCCAGGAAAACAAAGCATACGCGTTTTCCATTGTGCGTGGGGTCGCTCGATGAAATCAAAGGGGTAGTCCACATCAAGGACCTCCTTGGTCAGGAGGAAGTGACTGATGAAAAGTTAAAGAAACTGGCACGTACACCGGTCTATGTACCTGAAACATTGCCCATCAATACATTATTGCAGGATTTTCGCCGAACCCGACAACATATGGCCTTTGTCGAAGATGAGTATGGCACTGTCATCGGGATCGTGACTTTAGAAAATGTACTGGAGGAGCTGGTTGGTGCCGTGCAGGATGAGTTTGATGCGGAGAGTGCAAAGATCGTCAAAGAATCCGATGGTACCTACCTGGTAGATGGGGATATGTCCATTATTCATCTTAATGAAAAACTAGACATAGAACTGATCCCCCATGAAGCAGATACACTTTCTGGTTTCCTCATTGAGATCAGTGGAAGACAACTGGCAGTAGGAAAGAAAGTAAAACTGGAAGAAGGCATTGTAATGGAGATGGTGGCCGTGAAGGATCGTCGGATTACTAAAGTGCGGATGATCGTACCTGTGCAGGAACTTGATAATCATTGA
- a CDS encoding universal stress protein has protein sequence MEIKKILVPFDHNLRSIRALEFAGMLAASFGATVTALHLADPKQFHSKTQFKKELDLMVSEQLRPTLREIRKSYPEVKKLDLQVRGLEGPLYRHILDFARKEEVDFIVMRHHGQPESGHWEPFLMDTTAYKVVLDAPCPVFTFTEPSTGDKLQNILLPLDLSEGSLYKVPLAMVIARQFKARLHLISASEHQEDHAELSKQLEEAKEELVAQGFDLEVLPVAHRPLADSILQYSRERKADLVVIMSRPGFKWSDLWVSPKAKKIMGKCPIPVLNVRADKVITIDI, from the coding sequence ATGGAGATAAAAAAGATACTGGTCCCTTTTGATCATAACTTAAGATCTATACGCGCACTGGAATTTGCTGGCATGCTCGCCGCCTCATTTGGAGCCACGGTAACGGCGCTTCATTTGGCAGACCCCAAGCAGTTTCATTCCAAGACCCAGTTCAAAAAGGAGCTGGATCTGATGGTCTCTGAACAGTTGAGGCCAACACTTCGCGAAATCAGGAAAAGCTACCCTGAAGTGAAAAAATTAGACCTGCAAGTAAGAGGTTTAGAAGGGCCGCTCTACCGACACATTTTGGACTTTGCCCGAAAAGAAGAGGTTGATTTTATTGTGATGAGGCACCATGGGCAACCGGAAAGTGGCCACTGGGAGCCCTTTCTAATGGACACAACGGCTTACAAAGTAGTATTGGATGCGCCATGTCCGGTTTTCACATTTACTGAGCCTTCAACAGGAGATAAACTACAAAATATATTGCTGCCTCTGGATTTGTCAGAAGGTAGCCTATATAAGGTACCATTGGCCATGGTCATAGCGCGGCAGTTTAAAGCTCGACTGCACTTGATTTCAGCTTCTGAACATCAGGAAGATCATGCGGAGTTAAGTAAACAACTCGAAGAAGCAAAGGAAGAACTGGTGGCTCAGGGTTTTGACCTGGAGGTACTACCCGTTGCCCACCGGCCTTTGGCCGACAGCATACTTCAATATAGTCGGGAAAGGAAAGCGGACCTGGTGGTGATCATGAGCCGACCCGGATTCAAATGGTCTGATCTATGGGTTTCCCCAAAGGCGAAGAAGATCATGGGGAAATGTCCGATCCCTGTTTTGAATGTCCGGGCAGATAAAGTTATTACTATCGATATTTGA
- a CDS encoding DUF5698 domain-containing protein produces MLALTQAEFTEWILVPFFIFFARVCDVSLDTIRIINVNQNNRWVADLLGFFQVMIWLLAVKQVMQNLNNFYYYFFYAGGFAAGNFIGLMIQEKLVKGIVLVRVISTQGLSLLADQLMMLDIQSTQMEGVAHDQIQKTYLMLAIVNRKRAQLVVDTIERTYPGAFYSVQDIRYASEDNLSKLGLFRLRDRKLASA; encoded by the coding sequence ATGCTGGCCTTGACACAAGCAGAATTTACGGAGTGGATATTAGTCCCATTTTTCATCTTCTTCGCTCGGGTATGTGATGTCAGTCTTGATACGATCCGAATCATTAATGTCAATCAAAACAACCGCTGGGTAGCTGACTTGTTGGGCTTCTTTCAGGTCATGATCTGGCTACTAGCTGTGAAGCAGGTAATGCAAAACCTTAACAACTTCTACTATTACTTTTTCTACGCAGGCGGTTTTGCTGCCGGAAACTTTATCGGGTTGATGATCCAGGAGAAACTGGTGAAAGGCATTGTACTGGTCCGAGTTATCTCTACACAAGGCCTTAGCCTGCTAGCGGATCAATTGATGATGTTGGATATCCAGTCAACACAAATGGAAGGAGTTGCTCACGATCAGATCCAAAAGACATACCTGATGTTGGCCATTGTCAACCGGAAAAGGGCGCAACTGGTTGTGGATACCATTGAACGGACTTATCCAGGTGCCTTCTACTCTGTACAGGACATCCGATATGCATCGGAGGATAACCTTAGTAAGCTGGGGCTTTTCCGCTTGCGAGATCGCAAACTGGCTTCTGCATAA
- a CDS encoding L,D-transpeptidase family protein, whose amino-acid sequence MKSKITFITFLAFQVTSISLSGKAEPDEFIRKKAEELQSGLSVELRGELIYCETILPKFYLRRDFEPAWSSYDLDDLKQILADAELHGLDPFDYHYAAILKASNGLSSIEQAELDLVLTDAFLLYASHFLNGKINPETVDSEWKAIRREGNALEFLELALLVPHLADEFASLAPQHQGYADLKGVLARYKSIESRGGWKVIPEGETLKPGMIDWDRVPLIVDRLKQTGDIDSDFIRSPEYTEQLSLAIEAYQIRNGLDPDGHIGKATLVALNESVKTRIGQIMINLERYRWIAQGLGDHYVMVNIANYRMEVYKDGALTFQEKVIVGKPFRKTPVFSGKMTYLVFNPTWTVPPTILFDDILPEVKKSTEYLKTKNMVVLKGQGSSLEVVDPETVDWSSLSRNYFPYTLRQQPGPTNALGLVKFMFPNAHNVYIHDTPSKELFNRVNRAFSSGCIRLDRPMEFAKYLLQEDESWNAAKIAGVLKEGIERSVILKHPLPVHILYLTSWVKDGQVQFRKDLYERDLPVLEALKSKPPSL is encoded by the coding sequence ATGAAGAGTAAAATAACATTTATCACCTTTTTGGCTTTTCAAGTGACCAGCATCTCTTTATCGGGGAAAGCTGAGCCTGATGAATTTATCAGGAAGAAAGCCGAGGAATTACAGTCTGGACTATCAGTAGAGCTTCGAGGGGAGTTGATTTATTGCGAGACGATCCTCCCTAAATTCTACCTGAGAAGAGATTTTGAACCTGCCTGGAGTTCGTATGATCTGGATGATCTTAAGCAAATTCTGGCAGATGCGGAGTTACATGGCCTGGACCCATTTGATTACCACTACGCCGCGATTTTGAAAGCTAGTAATGGCTTAAGTTCAATAGAGCAAGCGGAATTGGACCTGGTGCTCACCGACGCCTTTTTGCTTTACGCTAGCCATTTTTTGAACGGTAAGATCAATCCCGAAACCGTGGATAGCGAATGGAAAGCGATTCGACGCGAAGGGAATGCCCTGGAGTTTCTCGAACTGGCTTTGCTTGTACCCCATCTGGCCGACGAGTTTGCAAGTTTGGCTCCACAGCACCAAGGATACGCTGATTTAAAAGGAGTCCTTGCGAGATACAAGTCCATTGAATCACGAGGAGGATGGAAAGTTATCCCTGAAGGTGAGACACTAAAACCGGGTATGATAGACTGGGATCGCGTCCCCTTGATTGTTGATCGCCTCAAACAGACAGGAGATATTGATTCGGATTTTATCAGATCTCCAGAATATACCGAGCAGCTTTCGTTGGCCATTGAGGCCTACCAAATCCGAAATGGTCTGGATCCAGACGGACACATTGGTAAAGCAACCCTTGTTGCACTGAATGAATCAGTTAAAACGCGAATTGGTCAAATTATGATCAACCTGGAAAGGTATAGATGGATCGCACAAGGCCTGGGAGATCACTACGTGATGGTGAACATTGCCAACTACCGGATGGAGGTTTATAAAGACGGGGCATTAACTTTTCAGGAAAAGGTAATTGTTGGTAAGCCTTTTAGAAAAACACCCGTTTTCAGTGGGAAAATGACCTATCTGGTATTCAACCCTACCTGGACAGTGCCACCTACGATCTTATTTGATGATATCTTACCTGAGGTCAAAAAGAGTACAGAGTATTTGAAGACTAAGAACATGGTTGTTCTGAAGGGCCAAGGTAGCAGTCTGGAGGTTGTTGATCCAGAAACTGTCGATTGGAGTTCATTGTCTCGAAACTATTTTCCATACACATTGAGACAACAACCTGGTCCGACTAACGCCCTGGGATTAGTAAAGTTTATGTTTCCAAATGCGCATAATGTATACATTCATGATACCCCGTCGAAAGAACTGTTTAATCGGGTCAATCGTGCTTTTAGTTCGGGTTGCATTCGTCTGGACCGCCCAATGGAGTTTGCTAAATATCTCTTGCAAGAAGATGAAAGTTGGAACGCAGCAAAGATTGCCGGGGTGCTCAAAGAGGGTATTGAAAGGTCAGTCATTTTGAAGCATCCATTACCTGTACATATACTATACCTCACCTCTTGGGTTAAAGATGGTCAGGTGCAGTTCAGAAAGGATCTTTATGAAAGGGATCTCCCTGTATTGGAAGCTTTGAAATCAAAACCTCCAAGCTTGTAA
- a CDS encoding calcium/sodium antiporter, whose amino-acid sequence MALSILTLIAGFGLLIFGANLLVTGASGLARKWGVSDLVVGLTVVAFGTSLPELTVNSFNSMAGMNEAVFGNIIGSNIFNVALILGIVGLIYPIKVERRSVAYEIPFSIVVSLVLVILLNDHLLFKSDDLLSRWDAVILLLLFVCFAIYIFKSTGTDTTQDSIGTKSMGVLFLFMVGGLTLLVSGGYLTTESAVNLAEILGMSETLIALTILSIGTSLPELVTSSVAAFKRNADIAVGNVIGSNIFNISFILGVSGVIHPVAYDNALNKDIFVMILASGLLMVAMFSGGKMKLDRWEAVILLACYVMYSIFIILRN is encoded by the coding sequence ATGGCATTGAGTATTCTGACCCTGATTGCTGGGTTCGGGTTGCTGATCTTCGGAGCCAACTTGCTGGTTACCGGAGCTTCCGGGCTGGCCAGGAAATGGGGGGTGTCGGATTTGGTAGTTGGGCTTACGGTGGTTGCATTCGGTACCTCCCTTCCTGAATTGACAGTGAACAGTTTCAATTCAATGGCTGGGATGAATGAAGCAGTATTCGGAAACATCATAGGCTCCAATATTTTCAATGTCGCTCTTATACTTGGCATTGTTGGTTTGATCTATCCTATAAAGGTGGAAAGGCGTTCTGTAGCCTATGAAATACCGTTTTCCATTGTGGTATCCTTAGTGCTTGTGATCCTGCTGAACGATCATCTCCTTTTCAAGAGTGATGACCTATTGAGCCGTTGGGATGCGGTTATTTTATTGCTGTTATTCGTGTGCTTTGCGATTTACATTTTTAAAAGTACAGGCACCGATACGACTCAAGACTCAATAGGAACCAAGTCCATGGGAGTGTTATTCCTCTTCATGGTTGGTGGCCTGACTCTTCTGGTATCGGGTGGGTATCTAACCACTGAAAGTGCTGTAAATCTTGCTGAAATACTTGGGATGAGCGAGACATTGATTGCTCTTACTATCCTGAGTATAGGTACCTCGCTTCCTGAACTAGTGACCTCCTCCGTGGCCGCTTTCAAGCGAAATGCGGACATAGCTGTTGGTAATGTAATTGGCTCCAACATTTTTAACATTTCATTCATTCTGGGTGTCAGTGGTGTGATCCACCCAGTCGCCTACGATAACGCTCTGAATAAGGACATTTTCGTCATGATCCTGGCATCCGGCCTGTTGATGGTGGCAATGTTTTCCGGTGGTAAAATGAAATTGGACAGGTGGGAAGCTGTGATCCTCCTGGCCTGTTATGTGATGTACAGCATCTTTATCATCCTACGCAACTAG
- the corA gene encoding magnesium/cobalt transporter CorA: MNPLDLTRPDKLILKGLKTLGSLSSVLYADQKTEAKAKAELTFIGEKKLDQVRSQLFTYNETEQNRKEKIRTFNFLNNPEPDKFYWLNFYGIHDVKLLQKLSEKAGLHRLTLRQILDTTQRPKVEAYENYLFFSVKSIIKEDSGNLNIEQLSFVLGEQYVISFQEEEGDHFEGIRSKLKEGVGFIRKKKSDYLLSQLLDAILDNYFETLDKMNKEISHMEPVIINAPHKGLLIQLEAHKRSAFLLKKSLVPFKEALTQINGHKPRLIEEENLRLFSYLGNSAIAALEEADTILKTLEGLTNIYFASLSQKMNEAMRVLTTVATIFIPLTFIAGIYGMNFKNMPELDYQYGYHIAWGVMICLAVGMAAYFRRKKWV, encoded by the coding sequence ATGAATCCCCTGGACCTGACAAGACCTGACAAATTGATCCTGAAAGGTTTGAAAACCCTTGGGAGCCTGAGCTCCGTGCTCTACGCCGACCAAAAAACAGAAGCCAAGGCAAAAGCCGAATTGACCTTCATTGGAGAGAAAAAACTGGATCAGGTTAGGAGTCAATTGTTCACTTACAATGAGACCGAGCAGAACCGAAAGGAAAAAATTCGAACTTTCAACTTCCTCAATAATCCAGAACCGGATAAGTTCTACTGGCTCAATTTCTATGGCATTCACGACGTGAAATTGTTACAAAAATTGAGTGAAAAAGCAGGACTACATCGCCTCACTTTACGGCAGATCCTGGACACGACACAGCGGCCAAAAGTAGAGGCATACGAAAATTACTTGTTCTTTAGTGTTAAATCCATCATCAAGGAAGATTCCGGAAACCTGAATATCGAACAGCTCTCTTTTGTTCTGGGAGAACAATACGTCATTTCCTTCCAGGAGGAAGAAGGAGACCACTTCGAGGGCATCAGAAGCAAACTAAAAGAAGGCGTAGGCTTCATCCGTAAGAAAAAGTCCGACTACTTGTTGAGCCAGTTGCTGGACGCCATTTTGGATAACTATTTTGAGACCCTGGATAAGATGAACAAGGAGATAAGCCACATGGAACCTGTCATCATCAATGCGCCCCACAAGGGCCTTCTGATCCAGCTAGAAGCACACAAACGATCTGCGTTTCTACTGAAGAAATCCCTGGTTCCATTCAAAGAGGCTTTGACGCAGATCAACGGCCACAAACCCAGGTTGATTGAGGAGGAAAACTTGCGACTCTTCAGTTATTTAGGCAACTCTGCGATCGCGGCACTGGAGGAGGCTGATACCATATTAAAAACGCTGGAAGGGCTTACCAACATCTATTTCGCCTCCTTAAGTCAGAAAATGAATGAAGCCATGCGCGTGCTGACTACCGTGGCAACGATATTCATCCCGCTTACATTCATTGCAGGGATCTATGGGATGAATTTCAAAAACATGCCCGAACTGGATTATCAATATGGTTATCACATAGCCTGGGGAGTCATGATATGCCTCGCCGTGGGCATGGCGGCCTACTTCAGAAGAAAAAAGTGGGTTTGA
- a CDS encoding universal stress protein yields MHNIIVPTDFSIKSYNALRLAKRIASGTRGVIHIVHVVEPVSGQYSSMGENLGSTLDDVYIVQLVEKLTEELQNLKALNEGHDHQILSYIKVGDPYCEIKEMVEHLKADIIIVGAKGFMDAEEFFLGSITDKLVRTAPCPVITVKEVIDEGSFQNIVYATDLEADNKPMMNLLMRLQDLFDAQLHLVMVNTPKNFHNDIDTQRRMEQLVQHYQLKNYTLNIYNHEDREYGIVYFADGKQADLIAMGVHEQSGFRRLISGGSLADEVTEHTFRPVLTYRTNLQ; encoded by the coding sequence ATGCACAATATCATCGTCCCAACGGACTTCTCTATTAAATCATATAATGCCCTGAGGTTGGCTAAGCGGATCGCCTCGGGGACCAGGGGTGTGATTCATATAGTTCATGTGGTGGAACCTGTATCTGGTCAATATTCAAGTATGGGAGAGAACCTGGGGAGCACACTGGATGATGTTTACATTGTTCAACTCGTTGAGAAGTTGACAGAGGAGCTTCAAAACCTGAAAGCTTTGAATGAGGGGCATGATCATCAAATCCTTAGTTATATCAAAGTAGGAGATCCCTATTGTGAGATCAAAGAGATGGTTGAGCACCTCAAGGCGGATATTATTATTGTTGGTGCCAAAGGGTTCATGGATGCTGAGGAGTTTTTCCTGGGCTCCATCACGGATAAACTGGTACGGACAGCTCCTTGCCCGGTGATCACTGTGAAGGAGGTGATTGATGAGGGAAGTTTCCAAAATATCGTCTATGCCACCGACCTGGAAGCAGACAACAAACCCATGATGAATTTATTGATGAGGCTTCAGGATCTATTCGATGCGCAACTGCATCTGGTGATGGTGAATACTCCTAAAAACTTTCACAACGATATCGACACACAAAGACGAATGGAGCAGCTTGTCCAACATTATCAATTGAAGAACTACACACTCAATATATATAACCATGAGGATAGGGAGTACGGCATTGTCTATTTCGCCGATGGTAAACAAGCTGACCTGATTGCTATGGGCGTACATGAACAAAGTGGTTTTCGCCGCTTGATCAGTGGTGGCTCTCTAGCCGATGAAGTGACCGAACATACTTTTCGCCCCGTACTTACCTATCGAACTAACCTGCAATAA